A single genomic interval of Lathyrus oleraceus cultivar Zhongwan6 chromosome 7, CAAS_Psat_ZW6_1.0, whole genome shotgun sequence harbors:
- the LOC127100464 gene encoding pollen receptor-like kinase 1 → MAELITAIENRTIFIILVFLSCVVSSSYAASDSELLLKVKDSLEKDANILTSWNTTTSPCHGDNSNWRGIRCYQGKVWGLKLENMGLKGSIDVDSLRELPYLRTISFMHNQFDGAWPEINKLVGLKSVYLSNNKFSGDIPPDAFVGMQWLKKIYLSNNQFTGPIPPSIVLLPKLMELRLDGNKFIGPIPHLKQSILKSFSVANNQLQGPIPITLDKIHASSFAGNEGLCGAPLAACAMKRPSIASICMVVVVVCVALIVIGLTVFFILRRRGNRDPSSILENPPSGHHGAKISYKDTGNDSIRSTRSSGSSRSKKGDQMKLSFIRDDRERFDLQELLRASAEILGSGCYSSSYKASLVNGPKIVVKRFKQMNNVGKEEFQEHMRRIGRLSCPNLIPLVAYYYRKEEKLLVTDFVQNGSLAVRLHGHQALGEPSLDWPTRLKIVKGVARGLEHLYKDMPSLIAPHGNLKSSNVLLTETFEPLLTDYGLVPVTNQEMAKDIMVIYKSPEYLQHGRITKKTDVWSLGILILEILTGKFPATFLQQGKGSEVSLANWVYSVVPEEWNSSVFDKEMGDTVNGEGEMDKLLRIALTCCEEDIEKRCDLKEVVEKILQVNERDVVESIIDMN, encoded by the exons ATGGCAGAACTAATCACTGCTATTGAGAACAGAACCATATTCATCATATTGGTTTTCTTGTCATGTGTTGTTTCATCATCATATGCCGCTTCTGACTCTGAATTGCTCCTCAAGGTAAAGGACAGTCTAGAAAAAGATGCCAATATATTGACATCATGGAACACAACAACATCTCCTTGTCACGGCGATAATTCCAACTGGCGCGGCATTCGTTGCTACCAAGGAAAAGTTTGGGGATTGAAACTCGAGAATATGGGGTTAAAAGGGTCCATTGATGTTGATTCTCTTAGGGAGTTACCATATCTTAGAACTATTAGTTTCATGCATAATCAGTTTGATGGTGCTTGGCCTGAGATTAACAAACTCGTTGGTCTTAAATCGGTTTATCTTTCAAATAACAAATTCTCCGGAGATATTCCTCCTGATGCTTTTGTAGGTATGCAGTGGTTGAAGAAAATTTATCTGTCAAACAATCAGTTTACAGGTCCTATTCCACCTTCTATTGTTTTGTTGCCAAAGCTTATGGAATTGAGATTGGATGGAAACAAATTCATTGGTCCTATTCCTCATCTTAAGCAATCCATATTGAAATCATTCAGTGTAGCTAATAATCAGTTGCAGGGTCCAATCCCAATCACACTTGATAAAATCCACGCTTCTTCCTTCGCAG GGAATGAAGGTTTATGTGGAGCACCATTAGCTGCATGTGCTATGAAGAGGCCATCGATCGCAAGTATTTGTATGGTGGTTGTGGTTGTTTGCGTAGCATTGATTGTGATCGGACTCACAGTGTTTTTCATCCTTCGTCGAAGAGGAAACCGAGATCCATCATCGATTCTCGAGAATCCGCCTTCAGGCCACCATGGTGCTAAAATAAGTTATAAAGATACGGGTAATGACAGTATAAGGTCAACAAGATCGTCGGGTTCGAGCCGAAGTAAAAAAGGCGACCAGATGAAGCTGTCGTTCATAAGAGACGACAGAGAGAGATTTGATTTGCAAGAGTTGTTGAGAGCATCTGCAGAGATTTTGGGAAGTGGTTGTTATAGTTCTTCTTATAAAGCTTCTTTAGTGAATGGACCAAAAATAGTGGTGAAGAGGTTTAAACAAATGAATAATGTAGGGAAGGAAGAGTTTCAAGAGCACATGAGAAGGATTGGAAGATTGAGTTGTCCTAACTTGATTCCTCTTGTTGCTTACTATTATAGAAAAGAAGAGAAGCTTTTGGTTACTGATTTTGTTCAGAATGGAAGTCTAGCCGTTCGTCTACATG GACATCAAGCTCTAGGAGAACCAAGCCTTGATTGGCCAACAAGGTTGAAAATAGTGAAAGGAGTAGCAAGAGGTCTTGAACATCTCTACAAAGACATGCCAAGCCTAATTGCCCCTCATGGAAATCTCAAATCCTCCAACGTCCTTCTAACCGAAACATTCGAACCACTCCTCACAGACTATGGACTAGTCCCAGTCACAAACCAAGAAATGGCCAAAGACATAATGGTAATATACAAATCACCAGAATATCTTCAACATGGAAGAATCACAAAGAAAACTGACGTTTGGTCTCTTGGAATACTAATCCTAGAGATCCTAACTGGTAAATTTCCAGCTACATTCTTACAACAAGGGAAAGGAAGTGAGGTGAGTTTAGCAAATTGGGTGTACTCAGTAGTACCTGAGGAATGGAATAGTTCAGTGTTTGATAAAGAAATGGGTGACACAGTGAATGGTGAGGGTGAGATGGATAAGCTTTTGAGAATAGCATTGACTTGTTGTGAAGAAGATATTGAGAAAAGATGTGATTTGAAAGAAGTTGTTGAGAAAATTCTACAAGTGAATGAGAGAGACGTTGTTGAGAGTATAATAGACATGAATTGA
- the LOC127100465 gene encoding uncharacterized protein LOC127100465, translated as MRIRPFTHIPLSPISNNHSRRRRRRLFFHSSNSMDNNNQTQTVPNHVHYNHTDPSKYARWNARESFEFMHARPWQRVNEFYLNTVRGNFSFPLLFQSQTLPEHDDSGVPVISDKAELESGVSKDRSGKWARFNFKIVLSYHGDSFDGWQKQPNLNTVQSIVEASLGKFVDEDKIQLLKDKGLPIEGCAAVAGRTDKGVTALQQVCSFYTWKKDIKPREIEDAINDAAPGKLRVVSVHEVSRAFHPNFSAKWRRYLYIFPLTDGWDKGQCSGNEETSDSLVYNVICDSVSKDELGDEKKSFVFSVRKVNRLLQKLEGKLLSYKMFARDTKASRNDGPPTECFVHHARAMEARLPITENGEETRVMCIELAANRFLRKMVRVLVATTIREAAAGAEDDALLKLMDATCRRATAPPAPPDGLCLVDVGYEEFDKEKCFILKD; from the exons ATGCGTATTCGTCCTTTCACACACATTCCCCTTTCGCCGATTTCAAACAACCACTCACGCCGCCGCCGCCGCCGCTTATTCTTCCACTCTTCCAATTCCATGGATAATAACAACCAAACTCAAACTGTTCCAAATCACGTGCATTACAACCACACCGATCCCTCCAAATACGCCAGATGGAACGCTAG GGAGAGCTTCGAATTCATGCACGCAAGACCTTGGCAACGAGTCAATGAGTTTTACTTGAATACTGTCCGTGGAAACTTCTCTTTCCCCCTTCTATTTCAATCTCAG ACCCTTCCTGAACATGACGATTCTGGAGTTCCAGTAATTTCTGATAAGGCTGAGTTGGAAAGTGGTGTATCCAAAGATCGCAGTGGGAAGTGGGCAAGATTCAATTTCAAAATTGTTCTTTCGTATCACGGGGATTCTTTTGATGGGTGGCAAAAGCAGCCAAACTTGAATACTGTTCAAAG CATAGTAGAAGCTTCACTTGGTAAATTTGTTGATGAAGATAAAATTCAACTGCTCAAGGACAAAGGTTTGCCTATTGAAGGCTGTGCTGCTGTTGCTGGTCGAACAGACAAAGGAGTGACAGCCCTTCAACAAGTTTGCTCTTTCT ACACTTGGAAGAAGGATATTAAGCCAAGAGAAATTGAAGATGCAATAAATGACGCGGCACCAGGAAAATTAAGGGTCGTATCTGTACATGAG GTATCGCGTGCTTTTCATCCAAACTTCTCTGCGAAGTGGAGGCGTTACCTTTATATTTTCCCACTCACCGATGGATGGGATAAGGGCCAATGCAGCGGCAATGAGGAGACTTCTGACAGTCTTGTATATAATGTAATTTGTGATTCTGTCAGCAAGGATGAGTTGGGAGATGAAAAAAAATCTTTTGTGTTCAGTGTAAGGAAGGTAAACCGGCTTTTGCAAAAATTAGAAGGAAAATTGCTGTCCTACAAGATGTTTGCTCGTGATACAAAAGCTTCAAGAAATGA TGGTCCACCAACAGAGTGTTTTGTTCACCATGCTCGAGCTATGGAAGCCAGATTGCCTATAACT GAAAATGGAGAAGAAACAAGGGTTATGTGCATTGAGTTGGCAGCTAATCGCTTTTTACGCAAG ATGGTTCGAGTGCTTGTGGCAACCACAATTAGGGAAGCTGCAGCTGGTGCTGAAGATGATGCCTTGCTAAAGCTTATGGATGCCACATGTAGGCGTGCCACAGCTCCTCCAGCACCCCCTGACGGCCTATGTCTAGTTGATGTAGGGTATGAAGAATTTGACAAAGAAAAATGCTTCATTCTGAAAGATTAG